TAAATTCCAGAACTAAGTTGGGTTGTAGAGGCATAATGGCCAGTAGATATTTTATTAAAATTCTTCCCATATTTATCATCAAACACACCAAACTTAATCAACTTATTACACATCATGTCAGGATTAGGAGTTAATCCTTTCTTAACAGAGTCCAAGTGATAGGTGATTACCTTTTCCCAATATTCCTGATGAAGAGTCACAACTTCCATTTTGAGTCCATACTGACGTGCAATTTGCATAACGATCTCAATATCTTCCTTATAGGAGCAGTCCCAGAAACCTTCCTCATCTTCCATGGTAATAATAATATAGAAAAGGGTAGGTGTATAACCCTCTTCTTTTAATAGGTGTACCATGGCCGAACTATCTACTCCTCCTGAAACCAATGCTGCAATATCCATAAAACTTAATTCTATTCTAGTGGTGCGAAATTAAGGAAATATTGAGTAAGGTTTTATTGTGATTATTATTGCGTGTCTATGCAGCCAGCAAAACTAGTTATTTCCATATTGGATATAAATGCTAAACTAATTGAAAGTCATAGTATTAAATCAAATAGTACAAACACTTCAATCGAAATTGCTTTAGACCAAAGACTTTCTCCAGGTATTTATTTTGTTAAATTGAATAATGGGAGTGTGCAAATAATTGAAAAAATCATCAACAACTAAAAATACAATTAGAATTGACTATCTAGTAATAAGCTCATCAATTAAGCTAAGCAGTGCTTTTCTAGCGATTGGTTTTGAAAGATAACCATCGCAACCTGGTTCTCGGCTTTTCTCTCTTTCGCCAGGCATGGCAAATGCTGTTTGCGCTATAATGG
This DNA window, taken from Bacteroidota bacterium, encodes the following:
- a CDS encoding T9SS type A sorting domain-containing protein; the encoded protein is MQPAKLVISILDINAKLIESHSIKSNSTNTSIEIALDQRLSPGIYFVKLNNGSVQIIEKIINN